GCACGGCCTTGAGGGCCAGCGCATGTGCCTTAATGATCATATCGTTAACGGAGAGCTTATACTTCGCGTTGCCTTCTTTATCGACAGGAGCCGATTTGTTAAGCTGAGAGCGCAGAGCCAGCAATTCGTCCAGCTGACATTCTACAGTTAGATAGAAGTGCGGGACTGTTTGCTTGGATTCTGTGAGACGCTTTGCAATCGTCTTACGCATCCCATCATGCGGGATCAGCTCATAGGAGCCTTCATCAAACAGCTTGAATATTTGCTCATCTGACTGGCCTTGCGGAGCTGCAGGAGCAACCGCAACAACCGGTGTCGGTGCAGGAGCTGTAGCCAGTTTAGTAGCGCCGGCAGCAAGAACTGCTTCAACATCTCTTTTCACCACGCGCCCTCGGGGGCCACTACCACTGACTTGAGCGATGTCCAACTCGTTTTGCTTTGCAATGCGCCGAGCCAGCGGTGAAGAAAATATTCGATCTTTTTGCTGAGGCTCTTGAGTGTTGCTAGATACTTGTACGGAGGCAGGAGTGTCCTCACCTTTAGCTTCAATCTGCGGCTGGGCAGGCTGAGCATCACTACTCATCATAGCATCTACGGCAGAAGCATCTTCTCCATCCTCTAGTAGGACAGCAATCAGCTCGTTCACCTTAACGGCTTCCGTTCCCTCAGCCACTAAAATCTTACCAACAACGCCATCATCAATAGATTCAACTTCCATGGTGGCCTTATCAGTTTCAATTTCCGCGATCACATCACCGGCAGAAACGTTATCACCTTCTTTAACCAACCACTTGGCCAGATTACCTTCTTCCATGGTCGGAGAAAGCGCTGGCATCAATATCTTAATCGCCATGATCGAGCCCTTCGCCTTATGCGGTGTATGTTACGGCTTTAACCGCATCAATGACTTCCTGAACATTTGGAAGTGCCAGCTTTTCAAGGTTTGCTGCGTATGGCATTGGAACATCCTTGCCAGTAATGCGAAGCACCGGAGCATCCAGCCAATCGAATGCCTGCTCCTGAACCTGATAGGCAATTTCGGAGGACACTGAACAGATCGGGAAAGCTTCCTCAACGGTCACAAGGCGCCCTGTTTTTCTAACAGAGGTCAGGATAGTTTCCATATCCAGTGGGCGAATTGTACGAAGATCAATCAATTCAGCAGAGATGCCCATCTGCGCCAGTTCTTCAACAGCTTTGAGCGCATATGTCATTCCGATGCTCCATGATACAATGGTCACATCCGTTCCTTCGCGAACGACCTTCGCCTTACCAATAGGCAGTACGTAGTCATCCAGCTTAGGCACATCAAAGCTGTGGCCGTAAAGCAACTCGTTTTCAAGGAAGATAACAGGATTGGGATCCCGGATTGCCGCCTTGAGAAGGCCTTTAGCATCTGCCGCAGAATAAGGCTGAACAACTTTCAAGCCCGGAATGCTTGCATACCATGCGGCATAATCTTGAGAGTGCTGCGCACCGACACGAGCAGCTGCACCATTGGCACCACGAAACACCATTGGTGCGCCCATTTGACCGCCGGACATGTAGAGAGTTTTGGCTGCGGAGTTAATGATATGGTCAATTGCCTGCATGGCAAAATTGAAAGTCATATATTCCACAATAGGGCGGAGACCTGACATGGCTGCGCCAACAGCAAGGCCAGTAAACCCATGCTCTGTGATTGGCGTATCAATGACCCGCTTTTCACCGAACTCATCCAAAAGGCCCTGAGAAATTTTATATGCACCTTGGTACTGAGCGACTTCTTCACCCATAAGGAACACATTTTCATCACGGCGCATTTCTTCAGCCATGGCATCGCGAAGTGCTTCACGAACAGTCGTGGACACCATCTCTGTCCCCGCAGGGACCTCCGGATCACTCGGAACGATCACCTCCACAGGGGCTGCAACTGCAGGAACTGGCTGCGCTGGTTCAGAAACCTGCTCCGGCTGAGCTGCAGGAGTGTTAGGTTCCTCACGTTTACCATCCAGCGCGGAGGCGTCTTCACCTTCTTCCAACAAAACAGCAATTGGACTGTTGACCTTTACGCCTTCAGTTCCTTCGGCAACTAGAACTTTTCCGATAACACCCTCATCAACAGCTTCAACTTCCATTGTGGCCTTATCGGTTTCAATTTCTGCAATAACATCTCCAGCAGAGACACTATCACCTTCTTTTTTAACCCACTTAGAGAGGTTTCCCTCTTCCATTGTTGGTGAAAGAGCGGGCATCAAAATTTCTATCGGCATTGTTTTTGTACTCCGCCCTCAAAGTAGAATGTCAGTGTAAAGTTCGGATGGCTGAGGCTCAGGTGAGGCTTGGGCAAATTCGGCAGCAGCAGCAACAACAGCGCGCACTTCCTTATCAATTGCCTTCAACTCCTCCTCATCAGCCCACTTTTTCTCAAGAAGGCGAGCTCGAACTTGCTCTAGCGGATCATGCTCAGACCGCATTTTCTGCACTTCATCTTTTGAGCGGTATTTCGCGGGGTCGGACATGGAATGCCCGCGATAACGATAGGTTACCATTTCGAGAATGTAAGGACCATTTCCTTCTCGGCACCAATCCATTGCGTAGTCAGTTGCGGCTTTAACAGCACGAACATCCATGCCGTCAACTTGAACACCGGGAATACCAAACGATACACCGCGCTGAGACAGATCAGTTGTTGAAGAGGCCCGTTCTACACTGGTTCCCATGCCATACTTGTTATTTTCAATGATATAAATAACGGGCAGGTTCCAGAGTTTTGCCATATTGAAGCTTTCATAGACCTGCCCCTGGTTGGCAGCGCCATCACCAAAGAAAGTCAGAGATACCTGGCCGTTTTCTTTATATTTATTAGTGAATGCCAGACCTGTACCAATAGCTACCTGAGCGCCAACGATCCCATGACCTCCGTAGAACTCCTGCTCTTTGGAGAACATATGCATGGAACCGCCCTTACCTTTAGAAAGGCCGCCCTCACGTCCAGTCAATTCAGCCATAACGCCATCGGGGCACATACCACAAGCAAGCATGTGACCGTGATCACGGTAACTTGTTACCATTTGATCACCCTGCTTCTTGGCCATTTCAATGCCAACAACAACGGCTTCCTGCCCGATATAGAGGTGGCAAAAACCGCCAATCAACCCCATTCCGTAAAGCTGCCCAGCCTTTTCTTCAAAACGGCGGATGCGAAGCATTTCTCGATAGGCTTGCAGTTCTTCCTCTTTATTGAATTCGGAAATTGCAGGCGAATTTTTCATTGCACCGCGGGCTTTAGATGCGCTCTTTCGCGCTCCCGTAGACTTGGTTTGAGTTCCAGCCATGACCCTCGTCTCTCGTGACGTATAATTGAATTTTCAAAGCTAACACTAACGTCTAAACAGCACTTTTCCAAGCTCTCAAATTAGGGAGACAAAAAGAATAAACTATTGTATTTAAAAGATATTTTGTCATTAACTAATATTAAGTTAACTACTGATAGTAAACTAAAAACTGGTTAACTCACTTATCTGGAGCTTATCGACGAAAAATTGCGACCTCGTCACTGTGCACCAAATTCAGTGCAGCACGGGCACGCTCATCCACCATATCAGGATGAAGGTTGTGGGGCATGAGAAGCATAACCCTTCGTTCGAGAACGATCCTATCCTCGCTAAGCTCTGACAGCTGCGTCTCCAGTTCCCGAACCTGTCGCTCAATAAGAGCTTTGCCAACTATTCCCAATTCACCATTCAGCGCATGGTACCCAAAGTACCCTAAAAGGCCAATCGCGAGGACCGGAACAAACAATCCCTTAATCTGTGATTGTTTTTTTTGACGCGTTGTAGCAACCACTGGACGAACCTACTCAAACTTACATGCCCATCAAACATTGGGAGTATGAAGATACAGCGTTAATGAATCATTTCTTTCACACGCTTCCTACCAAATTATATACTCATAATCTGCAGTGCGCCGCAGGCAGCCCACCAAATTATGACCCCGCATCAACCAGTGCGACAAGTTTTAGAAGAATTGCAGCGCAACCTTTAAGCCTGTCATTGGCTTCAGGCCAGTCCCTTGTTAGAGATATCTTCTGATCTGGACGAATTTTCGCAAGAAATCCCTGTTCTGCAATATAAGCTACAAGTCCAGCTGGGTTTGGAAATTCATTATCTTTAAATCCAATGACAACCCCTTTGGAACCCGCATCTATTTTTTCAACATTGGCACGGCGGCACAGCCCTTTAATGTAGACGATCTTCAGCAAGTGATTGACCTCAGAAGGAAGCTTCCCGAAGCGGTCAATCAACTCTGCCGCAAACCGGTCAATGTCGTTTGGTTCCGTTAAATCTGAAAGGCGACGGTAAAGGTCCAGCCGAAGTTGAAGATCCGGTATGTAGGCCTCAGGTATAAGAACAGCAGTACCTACCGAAATTTGAGGTGACCACTTTTCTTTTTCAAAAACTTCTCCTCCAGATTTCAGTTGAGCAACGGCCTCCTCCAGCATTTGCTGATAAAGTTCAAACCCAACCTCTTTCACATGCCCGGACTGCTCTTCCCCAAGCAAATTCCCTGCGCCGCGAATATCCAGATCGTGACTGGCGAGCTGAAATCCCGCTCCCAAATTCTCCAAGGACTGAAGCACCTTCAACCTTCGCTCTGCCGCTGATGTCAAAACCTTATTTGCAGGAACAGTAAACAGCGCATATGCCCGTGTCTTTGAGCGCCCAACCCTTCCTCTAATTTGATAGAGCTGAGCAAGGCCAAACATATCAGCGCGATGTACAATCAGCGTATTTGCATTTGGTATATCAAGCCCTGATTCAACAATCGTGGTTGACAAAAGCACATCATATTGCCCCTCATAAAAGGCATTCATAATGTCTTCAAGCTCGCCTGCCCCCATTTGCCCATGGGCCGTGGCAACCTTCACCTCAGGAACAGAGGTCTCAAGAAATTCCCGCATCCCGGCAAGGTCTGAAAGGCGCGGACAAACATAAAAACTCTGCCCACCACGGTAATGCTCCCTAAGAAGAGACTCACGAATCACCATTGCATCAAAAGGAGACACAAACGTCCGGACAGCCAATCGATCAACCGGAGGCGTTGCAATTAAGGAAAGCTCGCGAACACCTGTTAGGGCCAACTGGAGTGTTCGGGGTATGGGCGTTGCAGAGAGTGTTAGCACATGAACATCACTTTTCAGCTCCTTAAGGCGCTCCTTATGCTTCACCCCAAAGTGCTGCTCTTCATCAATTATCAAAAGCCCAAGATCACGAAACTCAATAGACTTGCCCAAGAGTGCATGCGTTCCAATAACCACATCCACAGAGCCGTCCGTTAGTCCCTTCTTGGTTTGGTTTAACTCCTTCGAGGGAACCAAACGGGAAGCCTGCCTGACGTTTATCGGGAGCCCCTTGAAACGCTCTGAAAAAGTTTTAAAATGCTGGCGGGAGAGTAGCGTCGTTGGAACAACAACAGCTACCTGCCTGCCTGACATTGCAGCTAGAAATGCCGCCCGCAAGGCCACTTCTGTTTTGCCAAACCCCACATCCCCACAAACGAGGCGATCCATAGGGCGACCAGAACTCAAGTCCTCGAATATGGCCTCTATAGCATTCAATTGGTCATCCGTTTCATCATAGACAAAACGGGCTGCAAACTCATCGTATGTTCCAGCTGGCACATCAATTGAAGGCGCGGAGCGCAGCTCCCTTTCTGCAGCTGTTTTGATGAGACCATCCGCAATTTCAAGAATGCGTTTTTTCATTCTCGCTTTGCGGGCCTGCCAGGCGCCACCACCCAGCTTGTCAAGTTGCGCTTCTTGGTCCTCCGACCCGTAACGGGTTAGGAGATCAATATTCTCAACTGGAAGGTAGAGTTTATCGCCCTTTGCATATTGTAATTCCAAGCAATCATGGGGTGCACCCATGGCTTCGATGGTTTTCAAACCAAGAAACCGGCCAATACCATGGTCTGCATGAACAACAAGATCACCTTCATGAAGGCTGGAGGCCTCTGTGAGTACGTTCGCACTTTTCGACTTGCGCCGTTTTTGGCGAACCATTCGATCGCCAAGAATGTCCTGCTCTCCAACAAAGGCGTAATCCCCGACTTCAAACCCTTGTTCAAGCCCAAGAATGACCAGTGCGCTCATTCCCTTTGGAAGCTGAACCAGTTCAGAGACATTCCCGGCATACCCAGTTCGATCCAGACCATGGTCAGATAGAATTTGGGCCAAACGCTCTCTGGTCCCCTCACTCCAGCAAGCAATGACCACAGTCTTACCTTCTGAGCGCAACTGCGCGGCATGATTGGTAAACGCCTCGAAAATATTTACATCCCCAGCTGATCGTTCAGCGGCAAAGTTGCGCCCCTGTTTTCCTCCGAAATCCTCTACAATTTGTCCAGTTCCTGGGGGAATGGAAAAAGGATTTAGGCGCGCTGTTGCCCTTTCGGCCAGCGTAACAGTCCACTCTTCCTGCGTTAAATATAAGCTTGCCGGTTTTATCGGCAGATAGGGAACACCGGATGCAAGTGCTTTGTTATTTAAGCCCTCTTCACGGGCTTCATAATGTTCATTTACTTGTTCCAACCGCTGTTTGGTCACATCATCGTCTGCCGAATCCAGCAAGACGGGGGTATCTCCAATATAATCAAAAAATGTTTCCACCTTCTCATGGAAAAGAGGTAGCCAGTGTTCCATTCCAGCGTAGCGCCGTCCCTCAGATATTGACTGGTAAAGTACGTCCTCCCTAGACGCTGCCCCGAATTGTGAAACATAGCGGCTGCGGAAGCGAGATATACTCTCCTTATCGAGTACGACTTCACTCATTGGTACCAAAGCCAAGCGCTTTTTTTGAGCAACTGTCATCTGGGTCGCAGTGTCGAATGTGCGGATAGATTCCAGCGTATCACCAAAGAAATCCAACCGGACCGGCTCTTCGCGCCCTGGCGCAAACAGATCCACTATCCCCCCTCGCACCGCATATTCGCCGGTTTCCCGCACTGTAGGCGTGCGTAAAAATCCATTTAGCTCCAGCCAACCAATAACACTTTTAAGTGGTACTCTGTTACCGGGAGCCAGAACACGAATATGCTCCGAAATCCACTTACGAACAGGCAGTTTTTGAAGGGCAGCGTTGACCGTTGTAAGAAGCACAACCGGCTTTTTAGATTTCATGCCTCTGGCGAGACGACCCAAAGTCATCAACCGCCTTGCGACCACACCTGCATGGGGCGACACCCGATCATATGGCAGACAGTCCCACGAAGGAAGCTGAACAACTTCAACATGAGGAGCAAAGAAGCTCACCCCCTCCGCAATGGCAGCCATCCGCGTTGCATCACGTGCAATAAATGTTAAAGCCAATCCCGTCTCTTTATGGCCTTCTATTGCTTTTGCAAGAGCATAAGCCTCAGCGCCATCTGGCACAGATGAGAAGACCATATTACCGCCATTATAGAGGGGGCTATTTTGCACTTGACGCATCCTTTACTCGGGATATTCTATCTACTTAAGCTGAAAACTTATTGTTCTGGTAATTCAGAATATCTTTGAAAAGCTGGGTATCACGTTCGGCTGGAACTGGCTTGGAGCCTACAAACCAAGCGAATAAATCCTGGTCATTGATTTGCAGCAATGTTTCGAGTTCACTCAGCCGTTCCTCGCTTAACCGTGAGATATGATCTTCAACATAACCGCCCAATAGAATATCCATTTCCTTCATACCGCGATGGGAACAACGGAAAATAATACGCTTGCGGCGATTATCCAGCTCATACAGCGCTGATGGTTCCTGTCTCTGTTCAATTGAGGCCATAACTTCAAATTCCTTTACTTTTGACAGTAATTTTGCTCAAAAAGGACTGGGGAGCACAGCCCGTATAAAGACACCTGTCAGTCATTTCCAATCTTTCGTTGCACAAAACAACAAGACATGCCACAGATCAAGTATCTGTTCACGTTATGGTCCGAAAAGATTTATGCGCCCAGCTCGGCTTGATCCGCTCTTTGCTCCTGTTACTCAACTCAACGGGATTGGTCCCAAGACTGCCAAAACCATTGGAAATCTGTTTGTTGCCAACTCTGAGCGAGAAGCTCGCATTGCTGATCTCCTGTTCCATATTCCAAACAATGTCATCGATCGCAGCTTGAGACCTAGCATCGCGGAAAGCCCAGAAGATACAATTGTGACCCTTCGCTTGCATATAGATGCACACCGCGCCCCGCCGCGTAATAGCCGGGCTCCCTATAAAGTTCTTGCCCATGACGACAGCAGTGAAATCGAAATTACCTTCTTTCATGCCCGACGGGATTATCTGGAGAAAATTCTTCCCGTTGGAGAGGTAAGACTGGTCTCTGGAAAGGTAGAGCGTTTCAATAATCGTACTCAAATGGTGCACCCTGACCACGTTGTTAGTGAAGCAGACAGCCATTCACTTCCCCTTATTGAACCTGTCTACCCAATGACCGCTGGTCTTTCTTCCAAGATGCTCCAAAAAGCAATGGTCACTGCTCTGGCTCTTATTCCTGACCTCGAAGAATGGCAGGACTCAGAGTTTGTGAAACGTCGCGGTTTTCCAAGCTTTAGAGAGGCGCTCCTGTCTTTGCATAAGCCGGAAACTCCTGAACAGCTTCTAGAAGACAGTCCAGAGCGGCAACGTCTGGCCTATGATGAGTTTCTCGCCAGCCAGCTTGCTCTGGCTCTGGTTCGTAACTCACTTCGGCACAAGGGTGGGGCTTCGAGAAAAGGGACGGGGCTGCTGCGTCAGAAAATTCTGACAGCCCTTCCCTTCTCTTTAACGAAAGGGCAAGAACAGGCTTTCTTGGAGATTTCAAAGGACTTGGGGGAGCCTGCGCGAATGCTACGCCTTCTTCAAGGAGATGTGGGGGCGGGGAAAACAATTGTTGGCTTGATGGCGATGGCGCAAGTCATCGAAGATGGTGCACAAGCTGCCTTAATGGCCCCAACAGACATTTTAGCAAGGCAGCATTTCGCCTCCATGGAACCGCTGTGCAAAGCTGCAGGAATACGCATCGCAGCTTTAAGCGGCAAAGATACAGCCAAGACGAAGCGGGAGATCAATCAAGCTCTTGAGCAAGGCGAGATTGACCTCATTGTGGGCACCCACGCCCTTTTCCAAAGTACAGTGAAATTTAAAAATATAGGTCTTGCGGTTGTCGATGAGCAGCATCGTTTCGGGGTTCATCAGCGTCTTGCATTATCTGCCAAGGGACCGGACGTTGATGTCCTTGTTATGACTGCAACCCCCATCCCCCGCACTTTGGTTCTATCATATTTTGGAGATATGGATGTCTCCCGCTTAACTGATAAACCAGTTGGCCGCCAACCCATTAAAACAGTCAGCGTCTCACTGGACAGACTTGGGGAAACCGTTGAAAGATTAAAATCGGCAATCGCAGCTGGACAGAAAGTCTATTGGGTATGCCCCTTGGTGGAAGATTCTGAGAAAGTAGATCTGGCGGCAGCGCAAGAAAGATTTACGGACCTTCAAAGTGCGTTTGGCGATGTGGTTGCCCTCGTTCATGGGCGACAAAGCGCCGAGGAAAAGCACGCTGCGATGGACGCCTTTAAAAAAGGCAGAGCCCGCTTGTTAGTCGCCACGACAGTCATTGAGGTGGGGGTTGATATTCCTGACGCAACCATAATTGTGATAGAACACGCTGAGCGCTTTGGCCTTGCACAACTACACCAGTTAAGGGGACGCGTAGGCAGAGGCAGCGCTGCCTCTACCTGCCTGCTTCTCTTTAAACCCCCTCTTAGTAAGACAGCCGCTGCAAGGCTCAATATTCTTCGTCAGACAAACGACGGGTTTCTTATTGCAGAAGAAGACCTGCGCCTACGTGGAGAGGGAGAGTTGCTCGGCACCCGACAATCCGGTTTGCCTGGTTTCAAAGTTGGAGA
This genomic window from Pseudovibrio sp. M1P-2-3 contains:
- a CDS encoding pyruvate dehydrogenase complex dihydrolipoamide acetyltransferase, which produces MAIKILMPALSPTMEEGNLAKWLVKEGDNVSAGDVIAEIETDKATMEVESIDDGVVGKILVAEGTEAVKVNELIAVLLEDGEDASAVDAMMSSDAQPAQPQIEAKGEDTPASVQVSSNTQEPQQKDRIFSSPLARRIAKQNELDIAQVSGSGPRGRVVKRDVEAVLAAGATKLATAPAPTPVVAVAPAAPQGQSDEQIFKLFDEGSYELIPHDGMRKTIAKRLTESKQTVPHFYLTVECQLDELLALRSQLNKSAPVDKEGNAKYKLSVNDMIIKAHALALKAVPAANASWSDNGMLMHKHSDVGVAVSVDGGLITPIIRRAEEKTLSTISLEMKDLAKRARERKLKPLEYQGGTSAVSNLGMFGIKEFSAVINPPHATILAVGAGIKQPIVKKDEISVGTVMSVTLSTDHRAVDGVLGAQLLQAFKRFIEHPMSMLV
- a CDS encoding pyruvate dehydrogenase complex E1 component subunit beta, coding for MPIEILMPALSPTMEEGNLSKWVKKEGDSVSAGDVIAEIETDKATMEVEAVDEGVIGKVLVAEGTEGVKVNSPIAVLLEEGEDASALDGKREEPNTPAAQPEQVSEPAQPVPAVAAPVEVIVPSDPEVPAGTEMVSTTVREALRDAMAEEMRRDENVFLMGEEVAQYQGAYKISQGLLDEFGEKRVIDTPITEHGFTGLAVGAAMSGLRPIVEYMTFNFAMQAIDHIINSAAKTLYMSGGQMGAPMVFRGANGAAARVGAQHSQDYAAWYASIPGLKVVQPYSAADAKGLLKAAIRDPNPVIFLENELLYGHSFDVPKLDDYVLPIGKAKVVREGTDVTIVSWSIGMTYALKAVEELAQMGISAELIDLRTIRPLDMETILTSVRKTGRLVTVEEAFPICSVSSEIAYQVQEQAFDWLDAPVLRITGKDVPMPYAANLEKLALPNVQEVIDAVKAVTYTA
- the pdhA gene encoding pyruvate dehydrogenase (acetyl-transferring) E1 component subunit alpha, giving the protein MKNSPAISEFNKEEELQAYREMLRIRRFEEKAGQLYGMGLIGGFCHLYIGQEAVVVGIEMAKKQGDQMVTSYRDHGHMLACGMCPDGVMAELTGREGGLSKGKGGSMHMFSKEQEFYGGHGIVGAQVAIGTGLAFTNKYKENGQVSLTFFGDGAANQGQVYESFNMAKLWNLPVIYIIENNKYGMGTSVERASSTTDLSQRGVSFGIPGVQVDGMDVRAVKAATDYAMDWCREGNGPYILEMVTYRYRGHSMSDPAKYRSKDEVQKMRSEHDPLEQVRARLLEKKWADEEELKAIDKEVRAVVAAAAEFAQASPEPQPSELYTDILL
- a CDS encoding FtsB family cell division protein — protein: MFVPVLAIGLLGYFGYHALNGELGIVGKALIERQVRELETQLSELSEDRIVLERRVMLLMPHNLHPDMVDERARAALNLVHSDEVAIFRR
- the mfd gene encoding transcription-repair coupling factor; this translates as MRQVQNSPLYNGGNMVFSSVPDGAEAYALAKAIEGHKETGLALTFIARDATRMAAIAEGVSFFAPHVEVVQLPSWDCLPYDRVSPHAGVVARRLMTLGRLARGMKSKKPVVLLTTVNAALQKLPVRKWISEHIRVLAPGNRVPLKSVIGWLELNGFLRTPTVRETGEYAVRGGIVDLFAPGREEPVRLDFFGDTLESIRTFDTATQMTVAQKKRLALVPMSEVVLDKESISRFRSRYVSQFGAASREDVLYQSISEGRRYAGMEHWLPLFHEKVETFFDYIGDTPVLLDSADDDVTKQRLEQVNEHYEAREEGLNNKALASGVPYLPIKPASLYLTQEEWTVTLAERATARLNPFSIPPGTGQIVEDFGGKQGRNFAAERSAGDVNIFEAFTNHAAQLRSEGKTVVIACWSEGTRERLAQILSDHGLDRTGYAGNVSELVQLPKGMSALVILGLEQGFEVGDYAFVGEQDILGDRMVRQKRRKSKSANVLTEASSLHEGDLVVHADHGIGRFLGLKTIEAMGAPHDCLELQYAKGDKLYLPVENIDLLTRYGSEDQEAQLDKLGGGAWQARKARMKKRILEIADGLIKTAAERELRSAPSIDVPAGTYDEFAARFVYDETDDQLNAIEAIFEDLSSGRPMDRLVCGDVGFGKTEVALRAAFLAAMSGRQVAVVVPTTLLSRQHFKTFSERFKGLPINVRQASRLVPSKELNQTKKGLTDGSVDVVIGTHALLGKSIEFRDLGLLIIDEEQHFGVKHKERLKELKSDVHVLTLSATPIPRTLQLALTGVRELSLIATPPVDRLAVRTFVSPFDAMVIRESLLREHYRGGQSFYVCPRLSDLAGMREFLETSVPEVKVATAHGQMGAGELEDIMNAFYEGQYDVLLSTTIVESGLDIPNANTLIVHRADMFGLAQLYQIRGRVGRSKTRAYALFTVPANKVLTSAAERRLKVLQSLENLGAGFQLASHDLDIRGAGNLLGEEQSGHVKEVGFELYQQMLEEAVAQLKSGGEVFEKEKWSPQISVGTAVLIPEAYIPDLQLRLDLYRRLSDLTEPNDIDRFAAELIDRFGKLPSEVNHLLKIVYIKGLCRRANVEKIDAGSKGVVIGFKDNEFPNPAGLVAYIAEQGFLAKIRPDQKISLTRDWPEANDRLKGCAAILLKLVALVDAGS
- a CDS encoding FAD assembly factor SdhE — protein: MASIEQRQEPSALYELDNRRKRIIFRCSHRGMKEMDILLGGYVEDHISRLSEERLSELETLLQINDQDLFAWFVGSKPVPAERDTQLFKDILNYQNNKFSA
- the recG gene encoding ATP-dependent DNA helicase RecG, encoding MRPARLDPLFAPVTQLNGIGPKTAKTIGNLFVANSEREARIADLLFHIPNNVIDRSLRPSIAESPEDTIVTLRLHIDAHRAPPRNSRAPYKVLAHDDSSEIEITFFHARRDYLEKILPVGEVRLVSGKVERFNNRTQMVHPDHVVSEADSHSLPLIEPVYPMTAGLSSKMLQKAMVTALALIPDLEEWQDSEFVKRRGFPSFREALLSLHKPETPEQLLEDSPERQRLAYDEFLASQLALALVRNSLRHKGGASRKGTGLLRQKILTALPFSLTKGQEQAFLEISKDLGEPARMLRLLQGDVGAGKTIVGLMAMAQVIEDGAQAALMAPTDILARQHFASMEPLCKAAGIRIAALSGKDTAKTKREINQALEQGEIDLIVGTHALFQSTVKFKNIGLAVVDEQHRFGVHQRLALSAKGPDVDVLVMTATPIPRTLVLSYFGDMDVSRLTDKPVGRQPIKTVSVSLDRLGETVERLKSAIAAGQKVYWVCPLVEDSEKVDLAAAQERFTDLQSAFGDVVALVHGRQSAEEKHAAMDAFKKGRARLLVATTVIEVGVDIPDATIIVIEHAERFGLAQLHQLRGRVGRGSAASTCLLLFKPPLSKTAAARLNILRQTNDGFLIAEEDLRLRGEGELLGTRQSGLPGFKVGDIQIHAQLMETARDDAKLIVANDPMLKSPRGEALRSLLYLFSKNEAMKLLQAG